A DNA window from Streptomyces canus contains the following coding sequences:
- a CDS encoding RICIN domain-containing protein: MSTTREGAGHRAIPRTQAITLLLALLAAAVALVLPSSGQAHAISRASQTMYTPPSNAPSPGSLYPRAIRLQNSGSSNGTLLATFEQYSSGTPVFPIYRSTDNGNSWSQISSISDTHNGFGNRYQPFLYELPTAIGNFPAGTILAAGNSIPSDLSSTELDLYASTDHGVSWSYVSTIAQGGEADPTNGKTPVWEPFLMVSGSKLIVYYSDQRDPNYGQKIVHQVSTDGLTWGSVVNDVATSTYGDRPGMPVIAKLPNGNYVMTYEFWGAPEGGFAVYYKISANPEAFGSATGIALKATDGTQPKSSPYITWLPTGGANGTLVVSANSSDDLFLNTQNGAANTWTRIASTVPGGYSRGLLPLADGHSLLVLSGGHLTSTGLNPISYGTIDLGGGISDGATYTASNANSHLMLTIAGGSTTNGVNATQQNADNAGDQKWKFVQQTSGYFKIFNVASGKVLGVENQSTANGAKVVQWDDNGTLDHEWAVAPDPAGGFTVVNRNSGKLLEIPSASTTVGTIAGQWGPTGCACQRWNLTQTALPNLATGQYRLVNKNSGKLLEIPGASTTVGKQAGQWVNTANNCQLWTFQSQSGGAWTVKNANSGLFLDTNGSTSAGAAVVQNASSTASSQKWTLTDAGGGYYKLVNAGSGLVADVASASTANGALIVQSADNGADDELWQVVRIN, encoded by the coding sequence ATGTCCACCACCAGGGAAGGCGCCGGACACCGCGCCATACCCCGCACCCAGGCGATCACGCTGCTGCTGGCCCTGCTCGCAGCCGCCGTCGCCCTCGTCCTGCCCTCCTCCGGCCAGGCGCACGCGATCTCCCGCGCCTCGCAGACGATGTACACCCCGCCGTCGAACGCCCCGTCGCCCGGCTCGCTCTACCCGCGCGCGATCCGCCTGCAGAACAGCGGTTCGTCCAACGGCACGCTGCTCGCCACGTTCGAGCAGTACAGCTCGGGCACCCCTGTCTTCCCGATCTACCGCAGCACGGACAACGGCAACAGCTGGAGCCAGATCTCCAGCATCAGCGACACCCACAACGGCTTCGGCAACCGCTACCAGCCGTTCCTGTACGAACTGCCCACCGCCATAGGCAACTTCCCGGCAGGCACGATCCTCGCCGCCGGCAACTCCATCCCCAGCGACCTGTCCTCGACCGAGCTGGACCTGTACGCGAGCACCGACCACGGCGTCAGCTGGTCGTACGTCAGCACCATCGCGCAGGGCGGCGAGGCCGACCCCACCAACGGCAAGACCCCGGTGTGGGAGCCGTTCCTGATGGTGTCCGGCTCGAAGCTGATCGTGTACTACTCCGACCAGCGTGACCCGAACTACGGCCAGAAGATCGTCCACCAGGTCTCCACGGACGGCCTGACCTGGGGCTCCGTGGTGAACGACGTCGCCACATCGACGTACGGCGATCGTCCGGGCATGCCGGTGATCGCCAAGCTGCCCAACGGCAACTACGTGATGACGTACGAGTTCTGGGGCGCCCCCGAGGGCGGCTTCGCCGTCTACTACAAGATCTCCGCCAACCCGGAGGCGTTCGGCTCCGCCACCGGTATCGCCCTCAAGGCGACCGACGGCACCCAGCCCAAGAGCTCCCCGTACATCACCTGGCTGCCGACCGGCGGCGCCAACGGCACCTTGGTGGTGAGCGCCAACAGCAGCGACGACCTGTTCCTGAACACGCAGAACGGCGCCGCGAACACCTGGACGCGCATCGCCTCCACCGTGCCCGGCGGCTACAGCCGCGGCCTGCTCCCGCTGGCCGACGGCCACAGCCTGCTGGTCCTCAGCGGCGGCCACCTGACCAGCACCGGCCTGAACCCGATCAGCTACGGCACGATCGACCTGGGCGGCGGCATCTCGGACGGCGCGACCTACACCGCGTCCAACGCCAACAGCCACCTGATGCTGACCATCGCGGGCGGCTCCACCACCAACGGCGTCAACGCCACCCAGCAGAACGCCGACAACGCCGGCGACCAGAAGTGGAAGTTCGTCCAGCAGACGTCCGGCTACTTCAAGATCTTCAACGTGGCGAGCGGCAAGGTGCTGGGCGTGGAGAACCAGTCCACCGCCAACGGCGCCAAGGTCGTGCAGTGGGACGACAACGGCACCCTCGACCACGAGTGGGCCGTCGCCCCGGACCCGGCGGGCGGCTTCACCGTCGTCAACCGCAACAGCGGCAAGCTCCTGGAGATCCCCAGCGCCTCCACCACCGTGGGCACGATCGCCGGGCAGTGGGGTCCGACCGGCTGCGCCTGCCAGCGCTGGAACCTCACCCAGACCGCCCTGCCGAACCTGGCCACCGGCCAGTACCGCCTGGTCAACAAGAACAGCGGCAAGCTCCTGGAGATCCCCGGCGCCTCCACCACCGTGGGCAAGCAGGCCGGCCAGTGGGTGAACACCGCCAACAACTGCCAGCTGTGGACGTTCCAGTCCCAGAGCGGCGGGGCGTGGACCGTGAAGAACGCCAACAGCGGTCTGTTCCTCGACACCAACGGTTCGACCTCGGCCGGCGCGGCCGTCGTCCAGAACGCGTCGTCCACCGCGAGCTCCCAGAAGTGGACGCTCACGGACGCGGGAGGCGGCTACTACAAGCTCGTCAACGCCGGCAGCGGCCTGGTGGCGGACGTCGCCTCGGCCTCCACCGCCAACGGCGCGCTGATCGTGCAGTCGGCGGACAACGGCGCCGATGACGAACTGTGGCAGGTCGTGCGGATTAACTGA
- the arfA gene encoding arabinosylfuranosidase ArfA, protein MLHASLTVDPAFRVADVNPRTFGSFVEHMGRCVYTGIYEPGHSSADEDGLRRDVLDLVRELGVTAVRYPGGNFVSGFRWEDSVGPVADRPTRLDLAWHSTETNAFGLHEFQRWAEKAGVEPMMAVNLGTRGVAEALDLLEYCNHPGGTAWSDQRIKNGARDPFGIRMWCLGNEMDGPWQTGHKTAQEYGRIAAETARAMRMVDPGLELVACGSSSSSMPTFGAWEATVLEEAYDQVDYISCHAYYEELDGDLGSFLASGVDMDHFVESVVATADHIRAKLGRKKRINLSFDEWNVWYNTRFEARDKPTDWAVAPRVIEDEYNVADAVVVGGLLISLLRNSDRVTAACLAQLVNVIAPIRSEPGGPSWRQTTFHPFAQAARHARGTVLRVEPVAPTYETKRFGDVSVVDAVATHDGDELTVFAINRHQSDNVELALDLRAFAGYTPVEHAVLSDPDVRATNTQDDPDRVRPYAADTGSVTDGRLTVSLPPVSWNVVRLRRAG, encoded by the coding sequence ATGCTGCACGCCTCCCTGACCGTCGACCCCGCCTTCCGCGTCGCCGACGTCAATCCCCGTACCTTCGGCTCGTTCGTCGAGCACATGGGCCGCTGCGTCTACACCGGCATCTACGAGCCCGGCCACTCGTCCGCCGACGAGGACGGCCTGCGCCGTGACGTCCTGGACCTGGTGCGCGAGCTGGGTGTGACCGCCGTGCGCTATCCCGGCGGCAACTTCGTCTCCGGCTTCCGCTGGGAGGACAGCGTCGGCCCGGTCGCCGACCGCCCCACCCGCCTGGACCTCGCCTGGCACAGCACCGAGACCAACGCCTTCGGCCTGCACGAGTTCCAGCGCTGGGCCGAGAAGGCCGGCGTCGAGCCGATGATGGCCGTCAACCTCGGCACCCGCGGCGTCGCCGAGGCCCTGGACCTGCTGGAGTACTGCAACCACCCGGGCGGGACCGCCTGGTCCGACCAGCGGATCAAGAACGGCGCCCGTGACCCGTTCGGCATCCGCATGTGGTGCCTGGGCAACGAGATGGACGGCCCCTGGCAGACCGGCCACAAGACCGCCCAGGAGTACGGCCGGATCGCCGCCGAGACCGCCCGGGCCATGCGCATGGTCGATCCCGGCCTCGAGCTGGTGGCCTGCGGCAGTTCGAGCTCCTCGATGCCGACCTTCGGCGCCTGGGAGGCCACCGTCCTGGAAGAGGCCTACGACCAGGTCGACTACATCTCCTGCCACGCCTACTACGAGGAACTCGACGGCGACCTCGGCAGCTTCCTGGCCTCCGGGGTCGACATGGACCACTTCGTCGAGTCGGTGGTCGCCACCGCCGACCACATCCGGGCGAAGCTGGGTCGGAAGAAGCGGATCAACCTCTCCTTCGACGAGTGGAACGTCTGGTACAACACCCGTTTCGAGGCGCGGGACAAGCCCACCGACTGGGCCGTGGCGCCACGGGTGATCGAGGACGAGTACAACGTCGCCGACGCCGTCGTGGTCGGAGGCCTGCTCATCAGCCTGCTGCGCAACAGCGACCGGGTCACCGCCGCCTGCCTCGCCCAGCTCGTCAACGTCATCGCCCCCATCCGCAGCGAACCCGGCGGCCCGAGCTGGCGGCAGACCACCTTCCACCCCTTCGCCCAGGCGGCCCGGCACGCCCGCGGCACGGTCCTGCGGGTCGAGCCGGTCGCGCCGACGTATGAGACGAAACGTTTCGGCGATGTCTCCGTCGTGGATGCCGTGGCCACCCACGACGGCGACGAGCTCACCGTCTTCGCCATCAACCGGCACCAGAGCGACAACGTCGAACTCGCCCTGGACCTCAGGGCTTTCGCCGGGTACACCCCGGTGGAGCACGCGGTGCTGAGCGACCCCGACGTGCGCGCCACCAACACCCAGGACGACCCCGACCGGGTCCGCCCCTACGCCGCCGACACCGGTTCGGTCACCGACGGCCGCCTCACCGTGAGCCTGCCGCCCGTCTCCTGGAACGTCGTCCGGCTGCGCCGCGCCGGCTGA
- a CDS encoding carbohydrate ABC transporter permease yields MTTAAAPVPAVAVPAPRRTSSTRGRVTVNAVMVAMILYFLMPFWWLVVAATKDNDALFSTAALWFHSPGAFFGNLRQLFTYNDGEYLRWMGNTAVYAGVSGVGATAVATFAGYAFAKYRFPGRNLLFSSLLGAIMVPATALAIPTYLLLSKVALTNTMWAVILPSLLNPFGVYLVRVYVQESLPDELLEAARVDGAGELRVLFNVALPTLKPALVTVLLFSMVGTWNNFFLPLVMLNNDKLFPLTVGLQSWYQGALVQSGANTLFTLVIAGSLVAVLPLIVAFLLLQRYWRGGLTVGSLK; encoded by the coding sequence GTGACCACCGCCGCTGCCCCCGTCCCCGCCGTCGCCGTCCCGGCGCCCCGCCGTACGTCCTCCACGAGAGGGCGCGTCACCGTCAACGCGGTGATGGTGGCGATGATCCTGTACTTCCTGATGCCGTTCTGGTGGCTGGTCGTCGCCGCCACCAAGGACAACGACGCGCTGTTCTCCACCGCGGCCCTGTGGTTCCACTCGCCGGGTGCCTTCTTCGGCAACCTGCGGCAGCTGTTCACCTACAACGACGGCGAGTACCTGCGCTGGATGGGCAACACCGCCGTCTACGCGGGCGTCAGCGGTGTCGGCGCCACCGCCGTGGCCACCTTCGCGGGGTACGCGTTCGCCAAGTACCGCTTCCCCGGCCGCAACCTGCTCTTCTCCAGCCTGCTGGGCGCCATCATGGTCCCGGCGACCGCGCTGGCCATCCCCACCTATCTGCTGCTGAGCAAGGTGGCGCTGACCAACACGATGTGGGCGGTCATCCTGCCCTCGCTCCTCAACCCGTTCGGCGTGTACCTGGTGCGGGTGTACGTGCAGGAGTCGCTGCCGGACGAACTCCTCGAGGCGGCCCGGGTCGACGGGGCCGGTGAGCTGCGGGTGCTGTTCAACGTGGCGCTGCCGACGCTGAAGCCCGCGCTCGTGACCGTGCTGCTGTTCTCCATGGTCGGCACCTGGAACAACTTCTTCCTGCCGCTGGTGATGCTCAACAACGACAAGCTGTTCCCGCTGACCGTCGGCCTGCAGTCCTGGTACCAGGGCGCGCTGGTCCAGTCCGGCGCCAACACGCTGTTCACGCTCGTCATCGCGGGTTCTCTCGTGGCGGTCCTCCCCCTGATCGTCGCCTTCCTCCTCCTCCAGCGGTACTGGCGCGGCGGTCTGACCGTCGGAAGCCTCAAGTAA
- a CDS encoding carbohydrate ABC transporter permease → MSLLRQQGPATAAPPSTVRTKGLRSPVTGAGTGRRNGRQSAHTRHQAMGLLLITPFGLLFAAFLVAPLAYAFWLSLRTSTLVGGDHFSWFANYQQTFTDPHFLAGVRRVAVFGLVQIPVMLGLALLGALIIDEVSSRLAKVFRMTLFMPYAVPAVIGALMWGFLYSPTFGPVNSLSHALGTGKVDLLGHSLMLTSLGNIVTWQWTGYNMIVLYAALQGLPREVYEAAKLDGAGQIQTALRIKIPMISSAMVLTLMFTIIGTLQFFTEPRVLEPTASSVITPDYTPNLYAYNLAFQYSEFNYSAAISFSLGAVVFIGSYLFLFAARKRSGLK, encoded by the coding sequence ATGAGCCTGCTCCGACAGCAGGGACCCGCGACGGCCGCGCCCCCGAGTACCGTCCGCACAAAGGGACTTCGCTCCCCCGTGACCGGTGCGGGCACGGGCCGCCGGAACGGACGGCAGTCCGCCCACACCCGCCACCAGGCCATGGGCCTGCTGCTGATCACCCCGTTCGGCCTGCTCTTCGCGGCCTTCCTGGTGGCACCACTGGCGTACGCCTTCTGGCTGAGCCTGAGGACCTCCACCCTGGTCGGCGGTGACCACTTCAGCTGGTTCGCCAACTACCAGCAGACCTTCACCGACCCGCACTTCCTGGCCGGTGTGCGGCGCGTGGCGGTCTTCGGGCTGGTGCAGATCCCGGTCATGCTGGGGCTCGCGCTGCTCGGCGCCCTCATCATCGACGAGGTCTCCAGCCGCCTCGCCAAGGTCTTCCGGATGACGCTGTTCATGCCGTACGCCGTCCCCGCGGTGATCGGCGCCCTGATGTGGGGCTTCCTCTACAGCCCCACCTTCGGCCCGGTGAACTCCCTCAGCCACGCCCTGGGCACGGGCAAGGTCGACCTGCTCGGCCACAGCCTGATGCTGACCTCGCTCGGCAACATCGTGACCTGGCAGTGGACCGGCTACAACATGATCGTCCTGTACGCGGCCTTGCAGGGGCTGCCCCGCGAGGTCTACGAGGCGGCCAAGCTCGACGGCGCCGGCCAGATCCAGACGGCCCTGCGCATCAAGATCCCGATGATCTCCTCGGCCATGGTGCTCACGCTGATGTTCACCATCATCGGCACCCTTCAGTTCTTCACCGAGCCGCGGGTGCTGGAGCCGACGGCGTCCTCGGTGATCACCCCGGACTACACGCCCAACCTCTACGCCTACAACCTCGCCTTCCAGTACTCGGAGTTCAACTACTCCGCCGCCATCTCCTTCTCCCTCGGAGCGGTGGTCTTCATCGGCTCCTACCTCTTCCTGTTCGCCGCGCGCAAAAGGAGCGGACTGAAGTGA
- a CDS encoding ABC transporter substrate-binding protein: MSSTRRPKSRSLRRTAVAATSAALAGVLLAACGSGGGSGSGTTGSGPVHIKVWAWYPQFKQVVAEFNKTHKDVQVDWVQAGVGQDEYTKLKTALKAGQGAPDVVMLEFQELPTIQLTKGLLDMGKYGANADKGNYVDWAWKQSSDGDHVYAIPVDGGPMAMMYRADLFKKYDLKVPTTWAEYKEEAAKLHKADPNAYMTDFGSDETAAGWRQGLTWQAGSRPYTYSASKLPDIGVKLNDDNAKKVYEYWGDLVKNKLVDTQSYATTDFYNGLSTGKYATYIAAGWGPGYLSSVAKKTAGKWRVAPLPQWTAGGNAQGDWGGSSFAVTSQTQHPKEATEVARELFGTSEAAWKIGIDQAYLFPLVKPILNGAYFGDKKYDFFGGQQINKVFVPAANGIGTFDWSPFQDFAYNTDTGEVGKALQGQTAWSSVNDNVQDQVSSYASKQGFKVSK; encoded by the coding sequence ATGTCCTCCACCAGAAGGCCCAAGTCCCGTTCGCTGCGGCGGACCGCGGTCGCGGCGACCTCCGCCGCCCTCGCCGGCGTGCTCCTCGCGGCCTGCGGGTCGGGCGGCGGCAGCGGGAGCGGCACCACGGGCAGCGGCCCGGTGCACATCAAGGTGTGGGCCTGGTACCCGCAGTTCAAGCAGGTCGTGGCCGAGTTCAACAAGACCCACAAGGACGTCCAGGTCGACTGGGTGCAGGCGGGCGTCGGCCAGGACGAGTACACCAAGCTGAAGACCGCGCTCAAGGCGGGCCAGGGCGCCCCCGACGTCGTCATGCTGGAGTTCCAGGAGCTGCCCACCATCCAGCTCACCAAGGGCCTGCTCGACATGGGCAAGTACGGCGCGAACGCGGACAAGGGCAACTACGTCGACTGGGCCTGGAAGCAGTCCTCCGACGGCGACCACGTCTACGCGATCCCGGTCGACGGCGGCCCGATGGCGATGATGTACCGCGCCGACCTCTTCAAGAAGTACGACCTGAAGGTGCCGACCACCTGGGCGGAGTACAAGGAGGAGGCCGCCAAGCTGCACAAGGCCGACCCCAACGCGTACATGACCGACTTCGGCAGCGACGAGACGGCCGCCGGCTGGCGCCAGGGCCTGACGTGGCAGGCCGGCTCCCGCCCCTACACCTACTCGGCGAGCAAGCTGCCGGACATCGGGGTCAAGCTCAACGACGACAACGCCAAGAAGGTGTACGAATACTGGGGCGACCTGGTCAAGAACAAGCTGGTCGACACCCAGTCGTACGCCACCACGGACTTCTACAACGGCCTCAGCACCGGCAAGTACGCCACCTACATCGCGGCCGGCTGGGGTCCGGGCTACCTCTCCAGCGTCGCCAAGAAGACCGCGGGCAAGTGGCGCGTGGCCCCGCTGCCGCAGTGGACGGCGGGCGGCAACGCCCAGGGCGACTGGGGCGGTTCCAGTTTCGCGGTGACCTCGCAGACCCAGCACCCCAAGGAGGCCACCGAGGTCGCCCGGGAGCTCTTCGGCACCTCCGAGGCCGCCTGGAAGATCGGCATCGACCAGGCCTACCTCTTCCCGCTGGTCAAGCCGATCCTCAACGGGGCGTACTTCGGGGACAAGAAGTACGACTTCTTCGGCGGCCAGCAGATCAACAAGGTCTTCGTGCCCGCCGCGAACGGCATCGGGACCTTCGACTGGAGCCCGTTCCAGGACTTCGCCTACAACACCGACACCGGTGAGGTGGGCAAGGCCCTTCAGGGCCAGACCGCCTGGTCCTCCGTGAACGACAACGTCCAGGACCAGGTGAGCTCCTACGCGTCCAAGCAGGGATTCAAGGTCAGCAAGTAA